A stretch of Pirellulales bacterium DNA encodes these proteins:
- a CDS encoding HAMP domain-containing histidine kinase has product MSDQVAPAAASVDAERLAALRELAYGASHEINNPLANISARAQALLRDEPDPERRRTLESIQQQALRAHEMISDLMLFARPPALALEPVCLASLVRRLGGELLGECRRRGVRLDLDLPAEGLVVDGDPEQLAEAVRALLVNALEASSPDGRITATVTLEASESCGTAVARIEVADQGRGLSPRELVHAFDPFFSGREAGRGLGFGLPKCWRIVTAHGGDVALAAAPTGGVAATLRLPCG; this is encoded by the coding sequence ATGAGCGACCAAGTAGCTCCCGCTGCGGCGAGCGTCGATGCCGAGCGGTTGGCCGCGCTGCGTGAGTTGGCCTACGGCGCGAGCCACGAGATCAACAATCCGCTGGCGAACATCTCGGCCCGCGCGCAGGCGCTCTTGCGCGACGAGCCGGATCCCGAGCGGCGGCGAACGCTGGAATCAATCCAGCAGCAGGCGCTGCGGGCGCATGAGATGATTTCAGATCTCATGCTGTTCGCCCGGCCGCCGGCGTTGGCGCTCGAGCCGGTCTGTCTGGCCTCGCTGGTGCGCCGGCTGGGGGGGGAACTGCTGGGGGAGTGTCGGCGTCGCGGGGTGCGGCTCGACCTCGACCTTCCCGCGGAGGGGCTGGTCGTCGACGGCGATCCCGAACAACTCGCCGAGGCGGTGCGGGCCCTGCTGGTAAACGCGCTCGAGGCGAGCAGCCCCGACGGGCGAATCACGGCGACCGTGACTCTGGAGGCCAGCGAAAGCTGCGGGACGGCTGTGGCGCGGATCGAGGTCGCCGACCAGGGGCGCGGACTCTCGCCGCGGGAACTTGTGCACGCGTTCGACCCGTTTTTCTCGGGGCGCGAGGCGGGCCGCGGATTGGGCTTTGGATTGCCCAAGTGTTGGCGTATCGTGACGGCTCACGGCGGCGACGTCGCCCTCGCCGCGGCGCCGACCGGCGGCGTGGCGGCGACGCTGAGGCTTCCTTGCGGCTGA
- a CDS encoding response regulator: protein MKTVFTTGEAAKICKVSQQTIIRCFDSGQLKGFRVPGSRFRRIPRDQLYTFMRDNGIPTDALDSGKRKVLVVDDDEDLVELICDALERDGRFDVRSVNNGFGAGMLIKEFRPDMVVLDVMLPDINGKEVCTLVRSDSTMDDVRIICISGMVEADKVQALRDAGANDFMQKPFDVDHLIDRMCQLLELESAPMK, encoded by the coding sequence ATGAAGACCGTATTCACCACCGGCGAAGCGGCGAAGATCTGCAAGGTCAGCCAGCAAACGATTATTCGCTGTTTCGATTCGGGGCAACTCAAGGGGTTTCGCGTCCCCGGCAGCCGGTTTCGCCGCATCCCCCGCGACCAGTTGTACACCTTCATGCGGGACAACGGGATCCCGACCGACGCCCTGGACAGCGGCAAGCGCAAGGTGCTGGTCGTCGACGACGACGAGGATCTCGTCGAGTTGATCTGCGACGCCCTGGAACGCGACGGGCGATTCGACGTCCGGAGCGTCAACAACGGCTTCGGCGCCGGGATGTTGATCAAGGAGTTTCGGCCTGACATGGTCGTGCTCGACGTCATGCTGCCGGACATCAACGGCAAGGAAGTCTGCACGCTGGTCCGCAGCGACAGCACCATGGACGACGTGCGGATCATCTGCATCTCGGGCATGGTCGAGGCCGACAAGGTGCAGGCCCTGCGCGACGCGGGGGCCAACGACTTCATGCAGAAGCCGTTCGACGTCGATCATCTCATCGACCGCATGTGCCAGCTCTTGGAGCTGGAAAGCGCCCCGATGAAGTAA
- the mnmG gene encoding tRNA uridine-5-carboxymethylaminomethyl(34) synthesis enzyme MnmG encodes MNASTYEFDVIVIGAGHAGAEAALAAARLGARTVLLTANCDTVGQMSCNPAIGGVGKGQIVREIDALGGAMGRAIDATGIQFRMLNRRKGPAMHGPRAQADKKRYQAEVKRIVEEQPGLTLKQEIVEDLLVESTAASTAREGADVDPGACVRRIVGVRVRGDASYRARAVVLTTGTFLQALMHTGEAQTPGGRAGEGTTGGISAALAREGIRLARFKTGTPPRLNGRTIDYDRTELQPGDDVPQPFSFLTDRLEVEQLPCHVTYTNEAVHELIRANLSRAPMYSGQVKSSGPRYCPSIEDKIVRFADKTQHQLFLEPEGRDTREAYVNGVSTSLPRDVQDAMMRLIPGLERAEIMRYGYAVEYDYAPPDQLRTNLESKRIEGLFFAGQINGTTGYEEAGAQGLLAGANAALAVAGRDPLVLSREQAYIGVLIDDLVTAGVDEPYRMFTSRAEYRLLLRQDNADRRLTPLAAELGLAEPERIVRWREKTQQIDQLAALLQTTRRDGATLDKILRRPESTWEDVAPYVPRAAEFSPAAIDQAVWDAKYAGYIVRQEVDVERQRRLAFKRIPASFDYRRLAQLRAEAREKFERVRPVDLAQASRISGITPADIALVMVHLDAKSPAASS; translated from the coding sequence GGGGTCGGCAAGGGGCAGATTGTCCGCGAGATCGACGCCCTGGGGGGCGCCATGGGGCGAGCGATCGACGCGACCGGCATCCAATTTCGGATGCTCAACCGGCGCAAGGGGCCTGCGATGCACGGCCCTCGGGCTCAGGCCGACAAGAAGCGGTATCAAGCCGAGGTGAAGCGGATCGTCGAGGAGCAGCCCGGGCTGACCTTGAAGCAGGAGATCGTCGAGGACCTGCTCGTCGAATCGACGGCGGCTTCGACTGCGCGAGAGGGCGCGGACGTCGATCCGGGAGCGTGCGTGCGCCGGATCGTCGGGGTGCGCGTGCGCGGCGATGCGAGCTATCGCGCCCGGGCCGTCGTCCTGACCACCGGCACGTTCCTGCAGGCGCTGATGCACACGGGCGAAGCGCAGACCCCCGGCGGCCGCGCCGGCGAGGGGACCACCGGCGGCATCAGCGCCGCGCTAGCCCGCGAAGGAATACGGCTCGCACGGTTCAAGACCGGCACTCCGCCGCGGCTCAACGGCCGCACGATTGACTACGATCGCACCGAGCTGCAGCCGGGGGACGACGTCCCGCAGCCGTTTTCGTTTCTCACCGATCGGCTCGAGGTCGAGCAGCTTCCCTGCCACGTCACGTACACGAACGAAGCGGTCCACGAACTGATCCGCGCAAACCTGTCGCGGGCGCCGATGTACAGCGGGCAGGTCAAGTCGAGCGGTCCGCGCTACTGCCCGTCGATCGAAGACAAAATCGTTCGCTTTGCCGACAAGACGCAGCATCAGTTGTTCCTGGAGCCCGAGGGGCGCGACACCCGCGAGGCGTACGTCAACGGCGTCTCGACGAGCCTGCCGCGCGACGTGCAGGATGCGATGATGCGATTGATCCCGGGGCTCGAGCGGGCCGAGATCATGCGGTACGGCTACGCGGTCGAGTACGACTACGCCCCGCCGGATCAGTTGCGGACCAATCTGGAATCGAAGCGCATCGAGGGCTTGTTCTTCGCCGGGCAGATCAACGGCACGACCGGCTACGAGGAGGCGGGAGCCCAGGGTCTGCTCGCCGGGGCCAACGCGGCGCTGGCCGTCGCGGGACGCGATCCCCTGGTGCTGTCGCGCGAGCAGGCGTACATCGGCGTGCTGATCGACGACCTCGTGACCGCAGGGGTCGACGAGCCGTACCGCATGTTCACCAGCCGGGCCGAATATCGACTGCTGCTGCGGCAGGACAACGCCGATCGGCGGCTGACCCCGTTGGCGGCGGAGTTGGGGCTGGCCGAGCCGGAGCGGATCGTCCGGTGGCGCGAGAAGACGCAGCAGATTGACCAGCTTGCCGCGCTGCTGCAGACCACGCGGCGCGACGGGGCGACGCTCGACAAGATCCTGCGTCGTCCGGAGTCGACGTGGGAGGACGTGGCGCCCTATGTCCCCCGTGCTGCCGAGTTTTCCCCCGCCGCAATTGATCAGGCGGTGTGGGACGCCAAGTACGCCGGCTACATCGTTCGGCAGGAGGTCGACGTCGAGCGGCAGCGTCGCCTGGCCTTCAAGCGAATTCCCGCGAGCTTCGACTATCGGCGGCTCGCGCAGTTGCGGGCCGAGGCGCGGGAGAAGTTCGAGCGGGTCCGCCCGGTCGATCTCGCCCAAGCGAGTCGCATCAGCGGGATCACCCCCGCGGACATCGCCCTGGTGATGGTCCACCTTGACGCCAAGTCGCCGGCGGCGAGTTCGTGA